In Rheinheimera sp. MM224, one DNA window encodes the following:
- the recB gene encoding exodeoxyribonuclease V subunit beta: MSAAIANLDLLSFPLSGSQLIEASAGTGKTFTIAALYLRLVLGHGTSKALLPPDILVVTFTEAATQELTERIGQRLADAARYFREQTNEADPFLQSLRSEFTPEQWPHCAYQLELAVQYLDEAAISTIHGWCNKVLAEFALSSGYLFEQNLVTDVEQLQLDVIRDYWRNFYYPLPEEHIATVWQQLQNPETLRKKILPLISHLSLFTEPATPAVLLPEVKAQRKQKLAELKAPWNNWISEIRILLHGAIERKEVDGRKLQARYLDSWLAKLVAWITDAEMVDPDLQTGQSRLTPEGLSEAFKGPVPNHPAFEAMAKLADELAALPDPQQDLVLHAAFWFARRFHQLQLERSELGFDELLSRLQQALQKDQGGLLAERLRRKFPLALIDEFQDTDPVQYQLFDAIYQLNENRSDCGILLIGDPKQAIYAFRGADIYSYLAAKQATAGRHFQLPKNFRSTHEMVSAVNHLFSYAEQRALGAFVLGRPDLLSFYPVEAQGRKESFVVDQSPATALEFCIKESPDGKPFSKAACLAEMAQACAEQIAVFLTGSAAGNTGFVKEAQFTALKTSDIAVLVNNQQEANAIKKALAERALASVYLSDKGAVFESPVALDLLLWLRACAEPQREALVRSALSSWSLSLNYSELEQLLQDELLWEQQLARFATYQQLWQQQGVLVMLWQLMRDFGVAEFLQQQPSGERLLTDILHLAELLQQRSMELEGPAALIRYLAEHLAGQGDLAAEQQKLRLESDEALIKIVTIHKSKGLEYPLVFLPFIALARAVDAGKGPVTYHQDGELTVVLQANEQQAQQAERERLAEDMRKLYVALTRARHYCWVGLMPVKEQSAIGYLLSDDALVSPVALPEQLSPLLTQPDIRLVDNLSEQRTQVAVMDQAGELLPYAQMTRSVKELWWIASYSALLEQHQHDSKAAELYQELAPEQLQDDVEPTGSKAVTLAQGFVRGSQAGTFLHDALEWGAVQGFDLLAQQPDLWQQGLTPLMQKYGLLQQLPEHRWQIRYWAEQQAPYPETDHVAEALVPLQQWLTELIQTPLWQNNKTSLSSLTEGSYRAELEFWLAVQHCSSAQLDALVQQYLWPELSRSALRTTQLQGMLKGFIDLTLEQDGRYWVLDYKSNYIADGQYDSPALIQQMLAHRYDVQAALYAVAIHRLLQSRLTDYKPKEHLGGALYWFLRGGEATNKGVLAVDIPLELVNKLDALLQGQLVAKELAHV, translated from the coding sequence GCTTTGTATTTACGTTTGGTATTGGGGCATGGCACCAGTAAAGCCTTATTGCCACCCGATATTCTGGTGGTAACTTTTACTGAAGCTGCCACCCAAGAGCTGACCGAACGTATAGGCCAGCGTTTAGCAGACGCTGCCCGTTATTTCCGCGAACAAACAAATGAAGCAGATCCATTTTTACAAAGTCTGCGCAGCGAATTTACCCCAGAGCAGTGGCCCCATTGCGCTTATCAGCTGGAGCTGGCGGTGCAGTATCTGGATGAAGCGGCCATTTCTACTATTCACGGCTGGTGTAATAAAGTACTGGCCGAATTTGCACTCTCCAGCGGTTATTTGTTTGAACAAAACCTGGTGACAGACGTTGAGCAGTTGCAGCTGGATGTGATCCGCGATTACTGGCGCAATTTTTATTACCCATTGCCGGAAGAGCATATAGCCACAGTCTGGCAACAGCTGCAAAACCCTGAAACTTTGCGCAAAAAAATTCTGCCGCTGATAAGCCATCTGTCGTTATTTACAGAACCCGCGACACCAGCTGTGTTATTGCCTGAAGTGAAAGCGCAGCGTAAGCAAAAACTGGCAGAGCTTAAAGCACCCTGGAATAACTGGATCAGCGAAATCCGCATTTTGCTGCATGGTGCTATTGAGCGTAAAGAGGTGGATGGCCGCAAATTGCAGGCGCGTTATCTCGACAGCTGGCTGGCAAAATTAGTAGCTTGGATCACCGATGCCGAAATGGTTGATCCGGATTTACAAACAGGCCAAAGCCGCTTAACGCCAGAAGGTTTAAGTGAAGCGTTTAAAGGCCCAGTTCCGAATCATCCGGCTTTTGAGGCTATGGCAAAACTGGCCGATGAACTGGCAGCTTTGCCGGATCCACAGCAGGATTTAGTGCTGCATGCGGCCTTTTGGTTTGCGCGGCGTTTCCATCAGTTGCAGTTAGAACGCTCTGAACTTGGTTTTGATGAGCTGCTAAGCCGCTTGCAGCAGGCGCTGCAAAAAGATCAGGGTGGGCTTCTGGCCGAACGTTTACGGCGTAAATTCCCGCTGGCCTTGATAGATGAATTTCAGGATACCGATCCTGTGCAGTATCAGTTATTTGATGCGATTTATCAGCTAAATGAAAACAGAAGCGATTGCGGTATTTTATTGATAGGCGACCCAAAACAAGCCATTTACGCCTTCCGTGGTGCTGATATTTATAGTTATTTAGCCGCCAAACAAGCCACAGCAGGAAGGCATTTTCAACTGCCAAAAAACTTTCGTTCTACCCACGAAATGGTCAGCGCGGTTAATCACTTATTTAGTTATGCCGAACAGCGCGCTTTAGGCGCTTTTGTATTAGGCCGACCAGATTTATTGAGTTTTTATCCGGTAGAAGCTCAAGGGCGTAAAGAGAGCTTTGTGGTGGATCAAAGCCCGGCCACAGCGCTGGAGTTTTGTATTAAAGAGTCCCCCGATGGCAAGCCTTTTAGTAAAGCAGCCTGTTTAGCAGAAATGGCGCAGGCCTGTGCTGAGCAAATCGCAGTGTTTTTAACCGGCAGTGCTGCAGGCAATACAGGTTTTGTGAAAGAGGCTCAGTTCACAGCACTTAAAACCAGCGATATAGCGGTTTTAGTCAATAACCAGCAGGAAGCCAATGCCATTAAAAAGGCCTTGGCAGAGCGTGCTTTGGCCTCTGTGTATTTATCCGATAAAGGCGCTGTATTTGAAAGCCCGGTGGCACTGGATTTATTGCTATGGCTACGCGCTTGCGCTGAGCCTCAACGAGAAGCTTTGGTACGCTCGGCTTTATCGAGCTGGAGCTTATCATTAAATTATTCCGAGCTTGAACAGCTGCTGCAGGATGAACTGTTGTGGGAGCAGCAACTGGCGCGTTTTGCTACTTATCAGCAACTCTGGCAACAGCAAGGTGTGCTGGTGATGTTATGGCAACTGATGCGTGATTTTGGTGTAGCTGAGTTTTTACAGCAGCAGCCATCAGGCGAAAGGCTGCTGACCGATATTCTGCATTTGGCTGAACTGTTGCAACAACGCTCGATGGAGCTGGAAGGTCCGGCTGCGCTTATTCGTTATCTGGCTGAGCATTTGGCGGGGCAAGGTGATTTAGCGGCTGAGCAGCAAAAACTGCGGTTAGAAAGCGATGAAGCCCTGATTAAAATTGTCACTATTCACAAATCCAAAGGCCTGGAGTACCCGCTGGTATTTTTACCTTTTATTGCCTTAGCCCGCGCTGTGGATGCCGGCAAAGGTCCTGTCACTTACCATCAGGACGGTGAGCTTACCGTGGTGTTACAAGCCAACGAGCAGCAAGCCCAACAAGCAGAGCGGGAACGTTTAGCCGAAGATATGCGTAAATTGTATGTGGCCTTAACCCGGGCGCGGCATTATTGCTGGGTGGGGCTGATGCCGGTCAAAGAGCAAAGCGCTATAGGTTACTTGTTATCTGATGATGCGCTAGTGTCGCCTGTGGCTTTGCCAGAGCAGTTATCGCCTTTACTGACACAGCCTGATATTCGTTTGGTCGACAACTTATCAGAGCAGCGGACTCAAGTCGCAGTGATGGATCAGGCGGGCGAGCTGTTGCCTTATGCCCAAATGACCCGTTCAGTGAAAGAGCTGTGGTGGATAGCCAGTTACAGCGCTTTGCTGGAGCAACATCAGCATGACAGTAAAGCAGCTGAGCTGTATCAGGAATTAGCACCAGAGCAATTGCAGGATGATGTTGAACCAACAGGATCAAAGGCCGTGACTTTGGCTCAGGGTTTTGTCCGTGGCAGTCAGGCCGGTACTTTTTTACATGATGCGTTGGAGTGGGGGGCGGTTCAGGGCTTTGATCTATTGGCGCAGCAGCCGGATTTATGGCAACAAGGCCTCACTCCTTTAATGCAGAAATATGGCTTATTGCAGCAACTGCCAGAGCATAGATGGCAAATCCGGTATTGGGCTGAGCAACAAGCACCTTATCCTGAAACTGACCATGTAGCCGAAGCCTTAGTGCCATTGCAGCAGTGGCTGACGGAGCTTATTCAAACGCCTCTCTGGCAGAATAACAAAACCAGCTTAAGCAGTCTTACCGAAGGGAGTTACAGGGCTGAACTAGAATTCTGGTTGGCAGTACAGCACTGCAGCAGTGCGCAGCTGGACGCCTTAGTGCAGCAGTATCTGTGGCCTGAATTGTCACGGTCAGCGCTTCGCACCACCCAGCTGCAGGGCATGCTGAAAGGTTTTATCGACTTAACTTTAGAGCAGGATGGCCGCTATTGGGTGCTGGATTATAAATCGAATTATATAGCCGATGGGCAATACGACAGCC